From Bacillota bacterium, a single genomic window includes:
- a CDS encoding ABC transporter permease has protein sequence MTFFELVVARWSKIAVLTQEHIFLVFISVLVAMCLGIAIGIAITYYQPAARVILAFCQILMTVPSLAMVGLLLPLFGIGFKTGVAALILYSLLPIVRNTYTGIQEISPPILEAAKGMGMKELTILRRIKLPVAFPVIMAGIRTAVVMIVGIAAIASYIGAGGLGEFIFRGISQWNKQLVLLGAICISVLAIVFDLLFKYLEHHLREI, from the coding sequence ATGACCTTTTTCGAGCTCGTGGTGGCACGCTGGAGTAAAATTGCAGTTCTGACGCAAGAACACATTTTTCTTGTTTTTATTTCAGTCCTCGTTGCGATGTGCTTGGGTATTGCCATCGGAATCGCAATTACTTATTACCAGCCTGCGGCCCGTGTCATCCTTGCTTTTTGCCAGATTTTGATGACTGTTCCCAGCCTGGCGATGGTAGGACTCCTCCTGCCTTTGTTCGGGATCGGCTTTAAAACAGGAGTGGCCGCTTTAATTCTCTACTCTCTCCTCCCTATTGTTCGCAATACCTATACGGGGATTCAGGAAATTAGTCCCCCGATTCTTGAAGCAGCGAAGGGGATGGGCATGAAGGAATTAACGATCCTCCGGCGGATCAAACTGCCGGTTGCCTTTCCTGTAATCATGGCGGGGATCCGTACGGCAGTGGTGATGATTGTTGGAATCGCGGCGATTGCCTCCTATATTGGAGCCGGTGGGTTGGGTGAATTTATCTTTCGTGGGATCTCCCAGTGGAACAAGCAGCTTGTCTTGCTGGGAGCTATCTGTATCTCTGTGCTGGCAATAGTGTTTGATCTTTTATTTAAGTACCTGGAACACCACCTTCGTGAGATTTAA